The genomic stretch TTGCTGGCGGTAAATATTTCACAATAAATAAAGTAAAAGCCGAAGTCACGACAACTGGTGACAATGAAACGGTTAAATTTACCTTTAAACGTCAACCGCGTCAGTACGATTATAAAGGGACTAATTGGCAGGTACTAGAATCGGTAAAATTGGAGAAAATACAATGAAATCATTAAAAAATATCGCCATCTTATCACTACTGCCTACCTCAGCATTCGCTATTGGCTTACTTGATCGTGGTGCTGACTTATACGATACCAGTAGCTTACGACATAGCATGCAAGGTAATGGTTTCGCTGTAGTCAAAGGCAGTTGTTGTACTGGTACTTTGATTGACCCATATTGGGTTATTACCGCTGATCACGTTAGTTCTTCAAAATGGTCTGTCAATAAATATGAAGAAAAGACAGAAGGCAATTACACGATTGTCGCTCAACAAAAGACTCAGCTAGACATGACAAATGACCCCTGGGGAAAAGTGAAATGGATTATTAAAGACAAGCATGGCGAGAACATAGATCTAGCCATATTTAAGCTGAATAAGCCATTTGATATCATCAAGCCCGCTGAGATTTATGATTTCAGAAAGCTTGGTTTTGAACTGGGCGGTAAACTTGGCTACGTACCGAACCGAAGCGGTAGTCAACAAATTGTCGGTACTTTTACGCATCGTGCAGATAAAGACTATAAAACTTGGCCTAGAACGGGTTGGCTTGATGTGAGTTATACGGGGCTTCCTCATACCAAATATGAATCTGATATTGCAGGAGGAGATAGTGGCTCAGGTGTCTATGTTGAGCATAAGGATAAAATCTATTTAGTCGGAGCAATGGCAATGACCTTCCGAGTTGGCTCGAAGACAGGTCAATCAGGTATGAGTGCATCCTATTTTTTAGAGCAGATTGAAAAGATCATGGCTGATAATGCTTATATCAAATCTTTATCACTGCAAGACTGGAAAGTTGAGACAAGCAAACTACAAGAAGTTTTCCATTCATCTCCATATGTTGAGAATTATGTTGAGGAATCGTTCAAGTCGGTAGTTGGTGATAAGTACAGAATATCATTCGATGTTAATGCTGCGGCTAAATACGATATCGAAGTTGAAGGTCGAAAAATATCTTTTGACAGAGTTCAAAATGAAGAAGTGCTTTATACCGAGTTGGTATCAACTGATGGTGAACTAAACATTAAGCTTACTAACAAAAGTGATATTGAAAATGGTGTTAAAAACCCTGCTGATTTCGCTGGTGTTTTTATTCACAAACTATAATTTTTCACTCTCAATGTAAGCTTTTAAATAATTTTTTGTAAGCTTAAAAAGCCGCTAAAATGGAATACCCTACTCTGCATTTGATTTAATTTGGCAGAAATATGCATTTCCAACCTTGAATGTACAAATAGCTGCTGCGCCA from Moritella marina ATCC 15381 encodes the following:
- a CDS encoding trypsin-like serine protease: MKSLKNIAILSLLPTSAFAIGLLDRGADLYDTSSLRHSMQGNGFAVVKGSCCTGTLIDPYWVITADHVSSSKWSVNKYEEKTEGNYTIVAQQKTQLDMTNDPWGKVKWIIKDKHGENIDLAIFKLNKPFDIIKPAEIYDFRKLGFELGGKLGYVPNRSGSQQIVGTFTHRADKDYKTWPRTGWLDVSYTGLPHTKYESDIAGGDSGSGVYVEHKDKIYLVGAMAMTFRVGSKTGQSGMSASYFLEQIEKIMADNAYIKSLSLQDWKVETSKLQEVFHSSPYVENYVEESFKSVVGDKYRISFDVNAAAKYDIEVEGRKISFDRVQNEEVLYTELVSTDGELNIKLTNKSDIENGVKNPADFAGVFIHKL